A window of Chlorobium phaeobacteroides DSM 266 genomic DNA:
CTAATACCAGCCTCTGAGTTTCATGGCTTCTGCCACTCGTTCAATGGCGACAATGCAGGCTCCGAGTCGGTTGTGCACCTTGTATTTCCGGGATGTTTCGTGTACGCTGTGAAACGCGGTTTTCATTTTCTTTTCAAGGCGCTTGCGAACATCATCCTCTTCCCAGTAGTAGCCGTAGGTGTTCTGAACCATTTCGAAATACGAAACGGTTACTCCGCCTGCGTTGCAGAGAAAGTCGGGAATAACATAACAGCCGTTTTCGAAAAGAATTTTATCGGCTTCGGGTGTTGTTGGCCCATTGGCTAATTCTGCAATAATTCCTGCTCTGATGTTTTGGGCGTTGTGTTCGGTGATTACCTGCTCAAGTGCGGAGGGAAAGAGTACCGTAACGTTCAGTTCAAGCAGGGTTTCGTCAGAAACAGAATCTGATCCCGGAAAGCCGGTTACCGATCCGGTTTTCTCTTTATGGGCCTTGACCTCATCATACAGCAATCCGTCAGGATTATAGATGCCTCCTCCGGAATCTGAAACGGCTATAATTTTCATACCGAGCAGTTCTGTGGCAAGCTTGTGCGCGAACGAGCCGACATTGCCATATCCCTGAATGGCAGCCGTAGCTCCTTGAAGTTCAATGCCGAGTTCTTTGGCCGCCTCTATGACACAAGCGATGCCTCCTCTTGCCGTGGCGTCGTTTCTCCCGGCCGATCCGCCAAGTGCGAGGGGTTTTCCGGAAATAACGCCAAACTCGTTGTTGCCTTGCATAAAGGAGTATTCATCGGCCATCCATGCCATAATCTGCGGTGTGGTGTAGATATCCGGTGCAGCAACGTCTTTTTCAAGTCCGAGTATTCTTCCCGCCTGACGGATATATGCTCGGGAGAGACGTTCGAGTTCTCCGGGAGACATCGATTTTGGATTGCAGATAACGCCGCCTTTTGCGCCGCCAAGCGGCAGGTCGAGAACGGCGGTTTTCCAGGTCATCCATGCGGCAAGAGCCCTGATGGTGTCGATGGTTTCTTCAGCATGGAACCGTATGCCTCCCTTGTTCGGTCCGCGGGCATCGTTGTATTGCACTCTGAACCCTCTGAAAACTTTGGTTGATCCGTCGTCCATTTTTACCGGCATGGCGACGTGGAGTTCTCTGAGCGGCCAGCGGAGAAGCTGATGGGCGGCAGGATCAAGCCCGATGAGCGCAGCAGCTTCATCGAGTTGCCTCTGGGCGGTTTTAAAAGGGTTTGGTTTGGAATGGATGCCTGTTTCTATGATGTCATAAGGAATTGCGCACTCGCAGGACTCTTTTCGTTCACTCATAAGGGGCCATGTTGTCATTGTGGGGCGTTATTGCAATTGCTTGTGCTTACTCATCAGGGGAGTGCGGGTCAGGAGTGGTTTTATTTTTTCGGATTCTCCGGAATGGCAAATTTGCCGTGGAGTTTTATGGTGGCTTCTGCGGCCCGGATTGAAGCCCATAAAAGAATGGCG
This region includes:
- a CDS encoding Glu/Leu/Phe/Val family dehydrogenase, with amino-acid sequence MSERKESCECAIPYDIIETGIHSKPNPFKTAQRQLDEAAALIGLDPAAHQLLRWPLRELHVAMPVKMDDGSTKVFRGFRVQYNDARGPNKGGIRFHAEETIDTIRALAAWMTWKTAVLDLPLGGAKGGVICNPKSMSPGELERLSRAYIRQAGRILGLEKDVAAPDIYTTPQIMAWMADEYSFMQGNNEFGVISGKPLALGGSAGRNDATARGGIACVIEAAKELGIELQGATAAIQGYGNVGSFAHKLATELLGMKIIAVSDSGGGIYNPDGLLYDEVKAHKEKTGSVTGFPGSDSVSDETLLELNVTVLFPSALEQVITEHNAQNIRAGIIAELANGPTTPEADKILFENGCYVIPDFLCNAGGVTVSYFEMVQNTYGYYWEEDDVRKRLEKKMKTAFHSVHETSRKYKVHNRLGACIVAIERVAEAMKLRGWY